One window of Cydia pomonella isolate Wapato2018A chromosome 7, ilCydPomo1, whole genome shotgun sequence genomic DNA carries:
- the LOC133520168 gene encoding lipoamide acyltransferase component of branched-chain alpha-keto acid dehydrogenase complex, mitochondrial isoform X2, with amino-acid sequence MFSLVQSVYLDRLRLRNNEPIRLQASPLGGVGRLFHTTSILDKIVAFKLSDIGEGIREVVVKEWFVKVGDKVQQFDNICEVQSDKAAVTITSRYDGTITKLYADVDQTAFVGQPLIDIEVGDDGAEDSTPSPPEEVKKDSAAPVVGDSQRIRVLTTPAVRRIAAQFKVNLSTVKATGRNGRVLKEDVLAHLGISAEKSNEVPDASVQAVQTQVAKAESAVDRTVPITGFMKAMVKSMSESMKIPHLVLSDEYDVTKLFEARQSIKSLAERQGVKLSYMPIIVKAASLSLTEYPVLNSSPDSACEKLTYKASHNIGLGMDTPNGLVVPVIKNVQNKSILEIARELNVLQEKGMKGQLGLNDLSGGTFTLSNVGVVGGTYASPIIFSPQVSIGALGKIQVLPRFDAEGNVVKAHILTVSWAADHRVVDGATVARFSNRMKQYLENPYTFLLDL; translated from the exons ATGTTCAGTCTAGTCCAATCGGTTTACTTG GATAGATTGCGGCTGAGAAACAATGAGCCAATCAGATTGCAAGCATCCCCGTTAGGAGGAGTGGGGAGACTGTTTCACACTACGAGTATACTGGACAAGATTGTAGCGTTCAAGCTATCGGACATCGGGGAGGGCATACGGGAAGTTGTTGTTAAAGAATG GTTCGTCAAAGTCGGCGACAAAGTACAGCAATTCGACAACATCTGCGAAGTACAGAGCGACAAGGCGGCCGTAACGATAACAAGTCGGTACGATGGCACCATCACAAAGTTGTACGCTGATGTTGATCAGACGGCATTCGTGGGGCAGCCGCTCATCGATATAGAAGTCGGAGATGATGGCGCAGAAG attctaCGCCAAGCCCACCTGAAGAAGTAAAAAAGGATTCTGCCGCTCCAGTAGTAGGCGACAGTCAAAGAATTAGAGTTTTGACCACACCAGCTGTCAGAAGAATAGCTGCGCAGTtcaaa GTAAATCTGAGCACCGTGAAAGCAACAGGTCGTAACGGCCGTGTCTTAAAAGAGGACGTATTAGCTCACCTGGGTATCAGCGCCGAAAAGTCGAACGAGGTGCCGGACGCCAGCGTTCAAGCTGTGCAAACACAGGTTGCCAAGGCCGAGTCAGCGGTTGACAGGACAGTGCCGATTACTGGCTTCATGAAGGCCATGGTGAAGTCCATGTCCGAATCTATG AAAATTCCTCATCTAGTTCTAAGCGACGAATACGACGTGACAAAATTATTTGAAGCCAGACAGAGCATTAAATCGTTGGCCGAGCGGCAAGGCGTGAAGCTGTCCTACATGCCAATCATAGTAAAGGCAGCGTCGTTGAGCCTCACAGAATACCCCGTGTTGAACAGCAGTCCTGACAGTGCATGTGAGAAACTCACGTATAAAGCGAGCCACAATATTGGGCTGGGGATGGATACGCCAAACGGTCTGGTCGTGCCTGTTATTAAG aatgtacaaaataaaagtatactGGAAATAGCGCGCGAGCTAAATGTTCTACAGGAGAAAGGGATGAAAGGGCAACTTGGGCTGAATGATCTCAGCGGAGGAACGTTCACATTGTCAAACGTCGGGgtt GTCGGCGGAACGTATGCTAGTCCTATAATATTCTCACCGCAGGTGTCAATAGGCGCTCTAGGAAAAATACAG GTCCTGCCACGTTTCGACGCAGAAGGCAACGTAGTGAAGGCCCACATCCTCACCGTCAGCTGGGCGGCTGACCACCGCGTCGTCGACGGCGCCACTGTCGCACGATTCTCCAACCGAATGAAGCAGTACCTAGAAAATCCTTACACTTTTCTCTTAGATTTATAG
- the LOC133520168 gene encoding lipoamide acyltransferase component of branched-chain alpha-keto acid dehydrogenase complex, mitochondrial isoform X1 → MLILRTCVVSIRNVNKCRISCVLAQNDRLRLRNNEPIRLQASPLGGVGRLFHTTSILDKIVAFKLSDIGEGIREVVVKEWFVKVGDKVQQFDNICEVQSDKAAVTITSRYDGTITKLYADVDQTAFVGQPLIDIEVGDDGAEDSTPSPPEEVKKDSAAPVVGDSQRIRVLTTPAVRRIAAQFKVNLSTVKATGRNGRVLKEDVLAHLGISAEKSNEVPDASVQAVQTQVAKAESAVDRTVPITGFMKAMVKSMSESMKIPHLVLSDEYDVTKLFEARQSIKSLAERQGVKLSYMPIIVKAASLSLTEYPVLNSSPDSACEKLTYKASHNIGLGMDTPNGLVVPVIKNVQNKSILEIARELNVLQEKGMKGQLGLNDLSGGTFTLSNVGVVGGTYASPIIFSPQVSIGALGKIQVLPRFDAEGNVVKAHILTVSWAADHRVVDGATVARFSNRMKQYLENPYTFLLDL, encoded by the exons GATAGATTGCGGCTGAGAAACAATGAGCCAATCAGATTGCAAGCATCCCCGTTAGGAGGAGTGGGGAGACTGTTTCACACTACGAGTATACTGGACAAGATTGTAGCGTTCAAGCTATCGGACATCGGGGAGGGCATACGGGAAGTTGTTGTTAAAGAATG GTTCGTCAAAGTCGGCGACAAAGTACAGCAATTCGACAACATCTGCGAAGTACAGAGCGACAAGGCGGCCGTAACGATAACAAGTCGGTACGATGGCACCATCACAAAGTTGTACGCTGATGTTGATCAGACGGCATTCGTGGGGCAGCCGCTCATCGATATAGAAGTCGGAGATGATGGCGCAGAAG attctaCGCCAAGCCCACCTGAAGAAGTAAAAAAGGATTCTGCCGCTCCAGTAGTAGGCGACAGTCAAAGAATTAGAGTTTTGACCACACCAGCTGTCAGAAGAATAGCTGCGCAGTtcaaa GTAAATCTGAGCACCGTGAAAGCAACAGGTCGTAACGGCCGTGTCTTAAAAGAGGACGTATTAGCTCACCTGGGTATCAGCGCCGAAAAGTCGAACGAGGTGCCGGACGCCAGCGTTCAAGCTGTGCAAACACAGGTTGCCAAGGCCGAGTCAGCGGTTGACAGGACAGTGCCGATTACTGGCTTCATGAAGGCCATGGTGAAGTCCATGTCCGAATCTATG AAAATTCCTCATCTAGTTCTAAGCGACGAATACGACGTGACAAAATTATTTGAAGCCAGACAGAGCATTAAATCGTTGGCCGAGCGGCAAGGCGTGAAGCTGTCCTACATGCCAATCATAGTAAAGGCAGCGTCGTTGAGCCTCACAGAATACCCCGTGTTGAACAGCAGTCCTGACAGTGCATGTGAGAAACTCACGTATAAAGCGAGCCACAATATTGGGCTGGGGATGGATACGCCAAACGGTCTGGTCGTGCCTGTTATTAAG aatgtacaaaataaaagtatactGGAAATAGCGCGCGAGCTAAATGTTCTACAGGAGAAAGGGATGAAAGGGCAACTTGGGCTGAATGATCTCAGCGGAGGAACGTTCACATTGTCAAACGTCGGGgtt GTCGGCGGAACGTATGCTAGTCCTATAATATTCTCACCGCAGGTGTCAATAGGCGCTCTAGGAAAAATACAG GTCCTGCCACGTTTCGACGCAGAAGGCAACGTAGTGAAGGCCCACATCCTCACCGTCAGCTGGGCGGCTGACCACCGCGTCGTCGACGGCGCCACTGTCGCACGATTCTCCAACCGAATGAAGCAGTACCTAGAAAATCCTTACACTTTTCTCTTAGATTTATAG
- the LOC133520181 gene encoding uncharacterized protein LOC133520181: MKNIFIQFDAISRVTHVISDGQYSELNGLLTKPARSSLMRELERNWNDRQRSLLALRPSDIQISAPRKVYFIRIADKKYCDVDMAFLALKWVPINHIDALIFAEVFARFHREYTPHCIPEWTIAYFKVTRFQVLRRQ, from the exons atgaaaaatatttttatacaatttgat GCAATTTCTCGCGTAACTCACGTGATTAGTGACGGCCAATACTCCGAGCTCAATGGACTGCTGACGAAGCCCGCGCGATCCAGCCTCATGCGGGAGCTGGAGCGGAACTGGAATGATCGCCAGCGTTCGCTGCTGGCGTTGAGGCCTAGCGATATACAGATCAGCGCGCCAAGAAAGGTCTACTTTATTAGGATAGCAG ataaaaaatactgtgacGTGGACATGGCCTTCCTGGCGCTCAAATGGGTCCCGATCAACCACATCGACGCTCTGATCTTCGCCGAGGTCTTCGCCAGGTTTCACCGAGAGTACACCCCTCACTGCATCCCGGAGTGGACCATCGCGTACTTTAAGGTCACCAGGTTCCAGGTCTTACGACGGCAATAG